The genomic stretch AAAACTACCCGTGCCGACGCCCCACCCACACGCTCCACCGCCGTCAACGCCACCGCCGGCCTAGACACGCTACCCAGCGTGCCGCGAAGCGCCTGGACCAGCCGGGCCATCGGCGTCCGCTCCCGACGCAGTACCCAGACCCGCTCCAGCGCCACTGCCAAACAAACCACCGAGAAGGCTCCGAGAGCCCACAAGACCCAACCACCCTCCTGCATCATCACCAAAAGGTCGCCCTGAGGAAACATCGCACTCTCCTTTCCGCCAAGTGAGACACCGAGAGACCAGCGGTCCGAAGGCCGCCACCTCTCTGAAGCATTCGATGTCTCCTTAGATCCCTCAGCGGCTGGCAGAGTTCCCCAGGTGGGCCGAATGGCTCCTGCGCTGCAGGATCAGCAGAGCGCCACCGGCGAGGGTCAAGGTCACGGCCGTTCCGACCGCGGCGCCGTTCATGCCAAAGCGTGGAATCAGAAGCAGATTGAGGATCGAGTCGGCCAGCAGGGTCGAAGCGGAGATCGCCAACACGGTGCCCGCACGGCCTTCGTACTGCAACCAGAGGCTCGGCAAGGCGGCAAGGGCCCATCCGAAGGTGCCAACGACCAGGAGCACCAGCGCAGCTTCGGCATCGCGATACTCGGCGCCGAACAGGCCGAGGACGGGTCCGGCGGCCAGCGCCAGAAGAAGGGCGAAGGGAATCAACAACCGCAGCATCCACCCTTGGCCCTGCCGGAAGATCGCCTGCGAGGCTTGCGGCCCCTCCTCCATCGCCGGTTTGGCGAGGGGCGCGATCAGCCCGACGATCGTGGTCTGTACCAGAATCAGCAGATGGGCGGCGGTCGTCGCCGCCGCGTAGTGGCCCACCTCATTCTCCTCGCCCAGCACCTCGAGAAAATAAAGGTCCGACTGGTTGAGCGCCAAGGCCACCAAGAACGAGCCCATCATCGGCAACGACTGAGCCAGCCATTGGCGAGACTGGCGAATCTCTGTCGCCGGCCCGATCTCGACCAAGCCGAGGCGCCGCACCCATAGCCATTGCGCCAAGGCGATCCAAGCGGTGGCAAAGATCGATAGGATCACCGCCGCCTCGATATGGAGCGCTCCCCACCCGATGATCCACAGCCCGAACAACGCAAGCTGCAGAACCGGCAAACCGATCCGCCAGGGCAGAGCCGCCCAGGCCGGCCGCCGTGCCGACTGCAGCGTGCGGCTCACCATCGCCGCCGCCGCGTTCAGCGGAATCGCGATCACCACCCAGGCCATCGGATGGTGGTTTTCGGGGTCGGCTGAGCCGACGTGCAGGAGAGCGAGAGTCCAGGTCACGGCGGCGATCCCGGCGGCAAGGATCAAGGCGTTGCGGAGATAAAACCGCAGGTACATCCAGACCCGAAGGCCTTCCCGGCGCTCCAGGGCAGGCGCTAGTACCATCGGCGCCGCTCGGTCGCCGCCGAGGAGGACGGCCAGGCCACAGAAAAAGGCGAAGGCATAGGCCACCCGGAAGTCCCCGTACTCGTGGGCCGACAGAAAGCGGGTCAACCCCAGATTGAAGGCATAGTCCGTCAGGTAGCCTCCAGCGGTCACCGCCCCGAGGGTGAAAGCGCCGCGCCGTAGATATTTGCGGTGAGAGGTCATCAAGAGAGAGTTTATGGCGATGCGGAAACCTTCTACTCGATCCTGCCCACGGACGATGGCGGAGCCGTGGTCGCCGGCAGTGCCGCCTTTCCCGACACCCCGGACTACCGGCCCTGGCTCCTCGCCCTCGATGCGCACGGCAACACCCTGTGGAGTTCCGAGGACACTTTCACCGCCGGCCTTGACGTCGACTCCGCCATCGTGCGGGCGATACGCCTTGCCGACAGCCGCTACGCGCTGGCCGGTGGCGCCAACACCATGACCAACCCCGAGGACCCCTGGGTGCTGCTCACCAACTCCACCGGTCACCTCCAAAGCTTCACCCGCTTCGAGACCCTCGGCACCCCCGGCTTCGGTGTGGCCACCTACATCAACAACCTCACCGCCACCGACGAAGGCGGTTTCGTCGCCACCGGCAACGTCTCCGGCGGCCTCGGCCTCGCCTTCCTGTGGAAGTTCGACGCCCACGGCAACCCGGAATGGGATCGCCTATACCAGGACGAGTTCTTCCGCGAGGGTTTCTCCCTGCGACCCCTCGCCGACGGCTACGCCATCACCGGTTGCGATCTCCCGAACTGCAACCACGCCACGGTGGTGCGCACCGATACGACCGGCGCGGTTCTCTGGACCACCGTGCTCGACGATCCGAACGGAAGGCGATCCTTCGGCCGCGACCTCGTCGCCCTGCCGAGCGGCGAACTGCTGCTGCTCCAGACCCTGGATGCCGCCGCCGGCAGCCGGGTCATCGAAACGGAGCTGGTGACCCTGTCGGCCACCGGCGAGCGCCTGGGTACCGAGTCCCTGGTGGTCGGCCAGGTGACCACCGCCGGCTACCGGTTGTCCCGCACCGACGAAGGCGAGCTGTGGGTCGGAGGCTACGCCGGCGACACCAGCAACCCCAACGCCATCGACCTCCTCATCCTGCTGCCCCAGGAACAAGGATTCGGCACTCTCATCTTCACTTCGGGCTTCGAGTCCGGATACCTCGGAGGCTGGCTCGCCCACTCGGACTGAGGAGCAGTACAGGGAAGGTCGGTCGGCGGCCGCTCGCCGAGCGCCTAGCCGGTGTCGGCGGCGAGCAGGCGGGCGATCTCCGCTTCGACGACCTCAAGGTCGACCTTGCCCGACCACTGGGCCACGATCTGGCCTTCGGCATCGACCAGGTACTGGGTCGGCACTACCCGCACCTGGTAGGCGGCCCAGGCGGAATCGAGGGCGGCGTCGAGGAAAACCGGATGCCGCGCCCTGCGCCGCTTGATCATGCGCGCGACCTTGCGGTCGGCGTTCTCGCCTTCGTCGATCGAGATACTCACGACGACCAAGCCATCGTCCTCGTAGCGCTCGTGCAGCCGCGTCAGACTCGGCAGATCCCTGACGCAGGGCGGACACCAGGTTGCCCAGAAATCGAGAAGCATCACCTTGCCGCGGTATGTCTCCGAGGGAACCTCCGCACCGTCGAGCCCCAGCACCACAAACTTCGGCGCCGGCCGCGGGAAGACCGGCGGCAGATAGCTGGCGGGGGCTTCGAGGAAGGTTTCGCGGCACGTTTCCGAGCAAAGCCCGAATTCCTGGCCCTCGAACAGCGCCACCGCGACCACCACCTCCTCCTTCGTTTCCCCTTCGTGCACGCGACAGACCGGGCACAGCGCACGCTCACCGGTCCGTTCCTCGAGCCCATGCCCTTCACCCGCATAGGCTGTCGAGATTCCGGTCAGCATCATCAGAAGGCAACAGAAAAAAGTGCGGAAGCTCTTGGTCATCGGGTCAGAACCTCGTCGAGAAAGCGAAGCCGACCCGCTCCAGCCAAATCCAAAGCAGCGAAGCTCCGTAGCGCCGGCCTTTGTAGTTGAGCATCAGGTGGGTGCGCTGGCCGTCGTACATCGGGCGCACCGAGAAGCGCTCTGCGAAATCGACCTCGACGCCGAAGGGCACGTTGAGGCCGTCGTCCCACTCCGAGTAGTTGAGGCTGACATAGGCCGACACCGGCCAGCGCGGATGCCCCTTCGCCGCGGTCAGAAAGTAGGACTGCTCGCCCTTCGGCGAGCCGACGCGGTCCGAACTGGTGCCGAGAAACAGCGCCGGGCGCTTTTCGCCCTCGGTCAGCAAGAACCAGGTCACCAGCGGACCGATCTCGTC from Acidobacteriota bacterium encodes the following:
- a CDS encoding redoxin domain-containing protein, which encodes MTKSFRTFFCCLLMMLTGISTAYAGEGHGLEERTGERALCPVCRVHEGETKEEVVVAVALFEGQEFGLCSETCRETFLEAPASYLPPVFPRPAPKFVVLGLDGAEVPSETYRGKVMLLDFWATWCPPCVRDLPSLTRLHERYEDDGLVVVSISIDEGENADRKVARMIKRRRARHPVFLDAALDSAWAAYQVRVVPTQYLVDAEGQIVAQWSGKVDLEVVEAEIARLLAADTG
- a CDS encoding polysaccharide biosynthesis C-terminal domain-containing protein translates to MTSHRKYLRRGAFTLGAVTAGGYLTDYAFNLGLTRFLSAHEYGDFRVAYAFAFFCGLAVLLGGDRAAPMVLAPALERREGLRVWMYLRFYLRNALILAAGIAAVTWTLALLHVGSADPENHHPMAWVVIAIPLNAAAAMVSRTLQSARRPAWAALPWRIGLPVLQLALFGLWIIGWGALHIEAAVILSIFATAWIALAQWLWVRRLGLVEIGPATEIRQSRQWLAQSLPMMGSFLVALALNQSDLYFLEVLGEENEVGHYAAATTAAHLLILVQTTIVGLIAPLAKPAMEEGPQASQAIFRQGQGWMLRLLIPFALLLALAAGPVLGLFGAEYRDAEAALVLLVVGTFGWALAALPSLWLQYEGRAGTVLAISASTLLADSILNLLLIPRFGMNGAAVGTAVTLTLAGGALLILQRRSHSAHLGNSASR